One Spinacia oleracea cultivar Varoflay chromosome 4, BTI_SOV_V1, whole genome shotgun sequence DNA segment encodes these proteins:
- the LOC110805953 gene encoding pentatricopeptide repeat-containing protein At2g17140 isoform X1 produces the protein MNQNTLNKALLKNSINPALAWQIFKRIISNPSSSSFALLNSLPIIAQILVRAKMYPQLDTLHHHLLLLHKQSASPSLFSLVCILAKSGLVDEAVSQFQSARKEFPHNPPPVYVYNVLLESSVRENKVNWVPLLYKDMFISGVSPEVYTFNLLIRGLCDSGHLKDARKVLDKMPERGCKPNEFSFGILIRGYCRNRLSVEGLVILGEMRRSGLVPNKVVYNTLISSFCKEGNDVEAEKLLEMMRKDGLVPDVITFNSRIAALCKAGKMLEASRIFRDMQIDDALGLPRPNIVTFNQMLEGFCRTGMLEEAEILVDTMKKSDRLMTLESYNIWLMGLVRKGKLLEAQLVLKEMLEKGKEPNIYSYNTVIDGLCKNNMLSDAKRMIKLMQDSGIQPDTVTYSSLLHGYCSKGIVAEANATLNEMMAAGCLPNIYTCNILLHSLWREGKIPEAESLLQKMNEKGYDLDTVTCNIVIRGLCRSGKLDKAIEIVDGMWNHGKAALGNEYIGLVDVGSDEKKCCPDVITYSIIIKDLCEAGRLEDAKNKLIEMVGKNLYPDSVIYNTFIRSYCKIGKIPSAFRVLKDMEKRGLDKTLQTYNSLIMGLGLKNEIFEMYGLVNEMREQGISPNVYTYNSIIGCLCDAGQTNDAMSLLNDMLQKGVAPNVHSFRVLIKAYCREGEFRAAQEVFEIALTACGHKEALYSTMFNELLLGGEIIEACELFEIALDLCLYIGNFNYNDLFDQLCKNEKLDDATNALFKLINKEYNFDPASFMPVIDALCKLGKKHEADELAERMTIMSEQGEITNTVCHNNYAKLKKKGEGKWRNIVHREDGSGIALEALKRVQKGWGQGSAVNLPSLKAEANDYWQDAG, from the exons ATGAACCAAAATACACTCAACAAAGCACTTCTGAAGAACTCCATAAACCCTGCATTAGCATGGCAGATCTTCAAGCGTATCATCTCCAAtccttcttcctcttctttcgCTCTCCTAAATTCTTTGCCTATAATTGCCCAAATCCTAGTTCGCGCCAAAATGTACCCCCAACTTGACACCCTACACCACCATCTTCTTCTCCTCCACAAACAATCAGCTTCTCCTTCACTATTTTCGCTTGTTTGTATTCTGGCTAAATCTGGCCTCGTTGACGAGGCGGTTTCGCAGTTTCAATCTGCCCGGAAAGAATTCCCTCATAACCCTCCACCGGTTTATGTTTACAATGTGCTTCTCGAGTCGTCGGTGCGAGAGAATAAAGTTAATTGGGTTCCCTTGTTGTACAAAGACATGTTCATTTCTGGGGTTTCTCCTGAAGTCTATACCTTTAATCTTTTGATCAGGGGTTTATGTGATTCGGGTCATTTGAAAGACGCACGTAAGGTGCTCGACAAAATGCCTGAGAGAGGTTGTAAGCCGAATGAGTTTAGTTTTGGGATTTTGATTCGTGGGTATTGTAGAAATAGGCTTTCGGTGGAAGGGTTGGtgattttgggtgaaatgaGGCGATCGGGTTTGGTTCCTAACAAGGTTGTGTATAATACATTGATTTCCAGCTTTTGTAAGGAAGGTAATGATGTTGAGGCTGAGAAGTTGTTGGAAATGATGAGAAAGGATGGTCTGGTGCCAGATGTTATCACTTTTAATTCTAGGATTGCAGCTCTGTGTAAGGCAGGGAAGATGTTAGAAGCTTCTAGAATATTCAGGGACATGCAGATAGATGATGCACTTGGTTTACCTAGACCCAATATTGTGACATTCAACCAAATGCTCGAGGGATTTTGCAGGACAGGGATGCTCGAGGAAGCTGAGATTTTAGTCGATACCATGAAGAAAAGTGATCGTTTGATGACATTGGAAAGTTATAATATATGGTTGATGGGTTTGGTGAGGAAAGGGAAGCTTTTAGAAGCCCAATTAGTTCTCAAAGAGATgttagaaaaaggaaaagagcCAAATATTTACTCATACAACACTGTAATAGATGGGTTATGCAAGAATAATATGCTATCTGATGCAAAAAGGATGATTAAGTTAATGCAAGATAGCGGCATACAACCTGACACAGTAACTTATAGCTCTTTGCTCCACGGATACTGTAGTAAAGGGATTGTTGCTGAAGCAAATGCTACTTTGAATGAGATGATGGCAGCTGGATGTCTCCCAAACATATATACCTGCAACATTTTGCTCCACAGTTTGTGGCGTGAAGGGAAAATACCAGAAGCAGAGAGCTTGCTGCAAAAGATGAATGAGAAAGGCTATGACTTGGATACTGTAACATGTAATATAGTGATACGAGGTCTCTGCAGAAGTGGAAAACTGGATAAAGCTATTGAAATTGTTGACGGAATGTGGAACCATGGGAAGGCCGCTCTTGGAAACGAGTATATTGGTTTAGTGGATGTTGGTAGTGATGAGAAGAAATGCTGCCCTGATGTGATAACATATTCAATCATAATTAAAGATCTCTGTGAAGCTGGAAGGCTTGAAGATGCTAAAAATAAGTTGATTGAGATGGTAGGTAAAAATCTATACCCAGATTCTGTTATATACAATACTTTTATACGTAGTTACTGTAAAATTGGGAAGATACCATCTGCATTTCGGGTTCTTAAAGACATGGAGAAAAGGGGGCTTGACAAGACTCTGCAAACTTATAATTCTTTGATTATGGGGTTAGGGTTAAAGAATGAAATCTTTGAAATGTATGGACTTGTGAATGAAATGAGAGAACAAGGGATTTCCCCAAACGTATACACCTATAATTCTATAATTGGTTGTCTTTGTGACGCTGGTCAAACCAACGATGCCATGTCTCTTTTAAATGATATGTTACAGAAAGGTGTAGCTCCTAACGTACATTCTTTCAGAGTGCTAATTAAGGCTTACTGCAGAGAAGGTGAATTCAGAGCTGCTCAAGAGGTCTTTGAAATTGCTCTTACTGCATGTGGGCATAAGGAAGCACTCTACAGTACTATGTTCAATGAGTTACTTCTTGGAGGAGAGATTATTGAAGCTTGTGAATTATTTGAGATTGCGTTAGACCTGTGCCTTTATATAGGAAACTTCAACTACAATGATCTGTTTGACCAACTCTGCAAGAACGAAAAGTTGGATGATGCTACTAATGCTCTCTTCAAACTGATAAATAAAGAATACAACTTTGATCCTGCATCATTCATGCCAGTGATTGATGCCTTATGTAAACTGGGGAAGAAACATGAAGCAGATGAACTTGCAGAGAGGATGACGATCATGTCAGAACAGGGAGAGATTACAAATACAGTTTGTCATAACAATTATGCAAAGCTCAAGAAGAAAGGTGAAGGAAAATGGAGGAACATAGTGCACAG AGAGGATGGCAGTGGAATTGCATTAGAAGCCCTTAAACGAGTACAAAAAGGATGGGGTCAGGGAAGTGCAGTGAATTTGCCATCCTTAAAAGCAGAAGCAAATGATTATTGGCAGGATGCTGGTTga
- the LOC110805953 gene encoding pentatricopeptide repeat-containing protein At2g17140 isoform X2, with protein MNQNTLNKALLKNSINPALAWQIFKRIISNPSSSSFALLNSLPIIAQILVRAKMYPQLDTLHHHLLLLHKQSASPSLFSLVCILAKSGLVDEAVSQFQSARKEFPHNPPPVYVYNVLLESSVRENKVNWVPLLYKDMFISGVSPEVYTFNLLIRGLCDSGHLKDARKVLDKMPERGCKPNEFSFGILIRGYCRNRLSVEGLVILGEMRRSGLVPNKVVYNTLISSFCKEGNDVEAEKLLEMMRKDGLVPDVITFNSRIAALCKAGKMLEASRIFRDMQIDDALGLPRPNIVTFNQMLEGFCRTGMLEEAEILVDTMKKSDRLMTLESYNIWLMGLVRKGKLLEAQLVLKEMLEKGKEPNIYSYNTVIDGLCKNNMLSDAKRMIKLMQDSGIQPDTVTYSSLLHGYCSKGIVAEANATLNEMMAAGCLPNIYTCNILLHSLWREGKIPEAESLLQKMNEKGYDLDTVTCNIVIRGLCRSGKLDKAIEIVDGMWNHGKAALGNEYIGLVDVGSDEKKCCPDVITYSIIIKDLCEAGRLEDAKNKLIEMVGEFRAAQEVFEIALTACGHKEALYSTMFNELLLGGEIIEACELFEIALDLCLYIGNFNYNDLFDQLCKNEKLDDATNALFKLINKEYNFDPASFMPVIDALCKLGKKHEADELAERMTIMSEQGEITNTVCHNNYAKLKKKGEGKWRNIVHREDGSGIALEALKRVQKGWGQGSAVNLPSLKAEANDYWQDAG; from the exons ATGAACCAAAATACACTCAACAAAGCACTTCTGAAGAACTCCATAAACCCTGCATTAGCATGGCAGATCTTCAAGCGTATCATCTCCAAtccttcttcctcttctttcgCTCTCCTAAATTCTTTGCCTATAATTGCCCAAATCCTAGTTCGCGCCAAAATGTACCCCCAACTTGACACCCTACACCACCATCTTCTTCTCCTCCACAAACAATCAGCTTCTCCTTCACTATTTTCGCTTGTTTGTATTCTGGCTAAATCTGGCCTCGTTGACGAGGCGGTTTCGCAGTTTCAATCTGCCCGGAAAGAATTCCCTCATAACCCTCCACCGGTTTATGTTTACAATGTGCTTCTCGAGTCGTCGGTGCGAGAGAATAAAGTTAATTGGGTTCCCTTGTTGTACAAAGACATGTTCATTTCTGGGGTTTCTCCTGAAGTCTATACCTTTAATCTTTTGATCAGGGGTTTATGTGATTCGGGTCATTTGAAAGACGCACGTAAGGTGCTCGACAAAATGCCTGAGAGAGGTTGTAAGCCGAATGAGTTTAGTTTTGGGATTTTGATTCGTGGGTATTGTAGAAATAGGCTTTCGGTGGAAGGGTTGGtgattttgggtgaaatgaGGCGATCGGGTTTGGTTCCTAACAAGGTTGTGTATAATACATTGATTTCCAGCTTTTGTAAGGAAGGTAATGATGTTGAGGCTGAGAAGTTGTTGGAAATGATGAGAAAGGATGGTCTGGTGCCAGATGTTATCACTTTTAATTCTAGGATTGCAGCTCTGTGTAAGGCAGGGAAGATGTTAGAAGCTTCTAGAATATTCAGGGACATGCAGATAGATGATGCACTTGGTTTACCTAGACCCAATATTGTGACATTCAACCAAATGCTCGAGGGATTTTGCAGGACAGGGATGCTCGAGGAAGCTGAGATTTTAGTCGATACCATGAAGAAAAGTGATCGTTTGATGACATTGGAAAGTTATAATATATGGTTGATGGGTTTGGTGAGGAAAGGGAAGCTTTTAGAAGCCCAATTAGTTCTCAAAGAGATgttagaaaaaggaaaagagcCAAATATTTACTCATACAACACTGTAATAGATGGGTTATGCAAGAATAATATGCTATCTGATGCAAAAAGGATGATTAAGTTAATGCAAGATAGCGGCATACAACCTGACACAGTAACTTATAGCTCTTTGCTCCACGGATACTGTAGTAAAGGGATTGTTGCTGAAGCAAATGCTACTTTGAATGAGATGATGGCAGCTGGATGTCTCCCAAACATATATACCTGCAACATTTTGCTCCACAGTTTGTGGCGTGAAGGGAAAATACCAGAAGCAGAGAGCTTGCTGCAAAAGATGAATGAGAAAGGCTATGACTTGGATACTGTAACATGTAATATAGTGATACGAGGTCTCTGCAGAAGTGGAAAACTGGATAAAGCTATTGAAATTGTTGACGGAATGTGGAACCATGGGAAGGCCGCTCTTGGAAACGAGTATATTGGTTTAGTGGATGTTGGTAGTGATGAGAAGAAATGCTGCCCTGATGTGATAACATATTCAATCATAATTAAAGATCTCTGTGAAGCTGGAAGGCTTGAAGATGCTAAAAATAAGTTGATTGAGATGGTAG GTGAATTCAGAGCTGCTCAAGAGGTCTTTGAAATTGCTCTTACTGCATGTGGGCATAAGGAAGCACTCTACAGTACTATGTTCAATGAGTTACTTCTTGGAGGAGAGATTATTGAAGCTTGTGAATTATTTGAGATTGCGTTAGACCTGTGCCTTTATATAGGAAACTTCAACTACAATGATCTGTTTGACCAACTCTGCAAGAACGAAAAGTTGGATGATGCTACTAATGCTCTCTTCAAACTGATAAATAAAGAATACAACTTTGATCCTGCATCATTCATGCCAGTGATTGATGCCTTATGTAAACTGGGGAAGAAACATGAAGCAGATGAACTTGCAGAGAGGATGACGATCATGTCAGAACAGGGAGAGATTACAAATACAGTTTGTCATAACAATTATGCAAAGCTCAAGAAGAAAGGTGAAGGAAAATGGAGGAACATAGTGCACAG AGAGGATGGCAGTGGAATTGCATTAGAAGCCCTTAAACGAGTACAAAAAGGATGGGGTCAGGGAAGTGCAGTGAATTTGCCATCCTTAAAAGCAGAAGCAAATGATTATTGGCAGGATGCTGGTTga